From the genome of Thalassoglobus sp. JC818, one region includes:
- a CDS encoding AAA family ATPase — MQMLKQIRLKGWKSIKDQTIDLTPLTVVIGANGAGKSNLLSLFRMLNAMFANTPGFRNYVGLNGFSDSLLHYGTKQTPIAEMELTFQTDTGDTVYFVRWAAASGGTLIFTDERVTFHRTGGTTPVVVELGAGHSESNLMKTADDGNQTARVCLHLLRSCRLFHFHDTSENSGARQPCYIEANRFLQPEAGNLAAMLYLFREKQPTAFRRITGTVRQMVPDFDGFVLEPSKLNEKQILLNWTHKGRDYEFGPHQLSDGSLRFIALATLLLQPSDNLPLLIALDEPELGLHPSALEVLSGMAQAASVNSQLLFATQSSILLDHFEPENVVVVNCSDGVSEFKRLNAADLEAWRADYTLGEIWEKNVIGGGPY, encoded by the coding sequence ATGCAAATGCTCAAACAAATACGCCTCAAGGGCTGGAAGTCAATTAAGGATCAAACCATTGATTTGACGCCGCTCACGGTTGTCATTGGAGCGAACGGGGCCGGGAAGTCAAACTTGCTGTCACTCTTCAGGATGCTGAACGCTATGTTCGCCAACACTCCGGGATTTCGGAACTATGTTGGCTTGAATGGGTTTTCCGACAGCCTGCTGCATTACGGGACAAAGCAGACACCGATTGCTGAAATGGAACTCACATTCCAAACCGATACAGGCGATACCGTCTATTTCGTTCGTTGGGCAGCAGCGTCAGGTGGCACACTGATCTTCACCGACGAACGTGTGACGTTTCACCGAACCGGCGGCACGACACCCGTGGTTGTTGAACTTGGCGCTGGTCACTCGGAATCGAACCTGATGAAAACGGCAGACGATGGCAACCAGACTGCCAGAGTGTGCCTGCATCTGCTTCGTTCGTGTCGCTTGTTTCACTTTCATGACACCTCTGAAAATAGTGGTGCCCGACAACCGTGTTACATCGAAGCGAATCGATTCCTGCAACCCGAAGCAGGTAATCTGGCGGCGATGCTGTATCTGTTCCGAGAGAAGCAACCAACGGCGTTTCGCAGGATCACCGGTACAGTGCGACAAATGGTGCCCGACTTTGATGGTTTTGTGCTTGAACCCAGCAAGCTGAATGAGAAGCAGATTCTGCTGAATTGGACTCACAAAGGAAGAGACTATGAGTTTGGCCCACATCAACTTTCCGATGGTTCACTGAGATTCATTGCGTTGGCAACTTTGCTCCTGCAACCAAGTGACAACCTTCCGCTGCTGATTGCACTGGATGAACCTGAACTCGGTTTGCATCCATCAGCGCTTGAGGTGCTGTCGGGGATGGCACAGGCGGCGAGCGTGAACTCGCAATTGTTGTTTGCAACACAATCGTCAATCTTGCTGGACCATTTTGAGCCGGAGAACGTCGTGGTCGTTAATTGTTCCGATGGGGTTTCTGAATTCAAGCGGTTGAACGCTGCTGATCTTGAAGCATGGCGTGCAGACTACACGCTTGGTGAAATCTGGGAGAAGAATGTCATTGGTGGAGGCCCGTACTAA
- a CDS encoding DUF4276 family protein, whose product MKRLYMTVEGQTEAAFATSVLIPHLANFNVFLTHPRFTGLHRRRRGRIPQGGLLHTFGHAFADMRTWLKEDQSPEARFTMMVDLYSLPNDFPGYDEAMAKFTGGEQAEALELSLADEIGDDRFIPYLQVHEYEALVLVDPPRITTLYDVPSAELQALCQECDAFNTPEDINHGQHSHPKYRIGQHVPGYDENVAGPLLAEDIGLPTLREKCQHFGNWLTRLEQLDAGGL is encoded by the coding sequence ATGAAGCGACTCTACATGACAGTGGAAGGGCAGACAGAGGCAGCGTTCGCAACAAGCGTGCTGATTCCACACTTGGCAAATTTTAACGTGTTTCTCACTCATCCACGATTCACTGGACTGCATCGAAGGCGACGTGGCAGGATTCCCCAAGGTGGATTGCTGCACACCTTTGGGCACGCTTTTGCAGACATGCGAACGTGGCTCAAGGAAGATCAGTCACCTGAAGCACGATTCACCATGATGGTGGACTTATATTCGCTGCCGAACGATTTCCCCGGTTACGACGAAGCAATGGCAAAGTTCACTGGCGGCGAACAGGCAGAAGCACTTGAGCTATCCTTGGCGGACGAAATTGGTGACGATCGTTTTATTCCTTATCTTCAAGTCCATGAATACGAGGCGCTGGTACTTGTCGATCCTCCCCGTATTACGACTCTGTACGATGTTCCCAGTGCAGAGTTGCAGGCGTTGTGTCAGGAATGCGATGCCTTCAACACACCAGAAGACATCAATCACGGCCAGCACTCGCACCCGAAGTACCGTATCGGCCAGCATGTTCCGGGATACGACGAGAATGTTGCTGGCCCGCTGCTCGCCGAAGATATCGGATTGCCAACACTCAGAGAAAAGTGCCAGCACTTCGGGAATTGGCTCACTCGCTTGGAACAACTGGATGCAGGGGGCTTGTGA
- a CDS encoding DEAD/DEAH box helicase family protein, with the protein MAKKRAKKNETPPLRFDEKLVLNQWMLSLFDVSDFDTLAERLKPLHLEGLDENNVHTFHKELKLLWDYEEFPGDTLLGYDQNIVKHTLTLSENRADPLKWKYFQYLSLLFTEVYLDRFFRDPDKLLADLNQHVAKFNEGGVHGKVATKEQLPAYEANDLRKLAFWNATGSGKTLLMHVNILQYQHYLKLHDKEKGLNRIILLTPNEGLSKQHLEEFHASGMDADLFSKESRSLFSGRSVEIIEVTKLKEEMGQKTVAIDAFEGNNLVLVDEGHRGASASVEGAWMSARNRLCENGFSFEYSATFGQAMKGKKGLEPIYAKNILFDYSYKYFYRDGFGKDYRILNLADDSDEERRNLYLTACLVAFYQQQKLYADNPNTFRPFLLEKPLWVFVGGSVNAVRSENKRKVSDVVDILLTLAEFVKEKRDSITLLERLLSGRPGLLDQRGNEIFATAFPHLISSGMSAEEIYNDILKVLFNSSTQAALHVENLKGTDGEIALRLGENEPFGLINVGDASNLCKLCDEHDLLNVDEKEFSGSLFRGLNEDDSTVNVLIGSKKFTEGWNSWRVSTMGLMNIGRTEGSEIIQLFGRGVRLKGHGMTLKRSSQLEGVSRPDRIHLLETLNIFGIRADYMRQFKEYLEEEGLPGNEERIEFILPVVKNLNGKKLTSVRIEEGKDFKLHGPKPTLAEPPDRLLRHPISLNWYPKIQAQQSKGVAKTEDSAVKHEGKLEKHHLAFMDIDAIWFELQHFKNERSWYNLNLNRDSIIPLLLDARWYKLFIPPEELEFTQFDRVRRWQEIAVALLKKYADRYYKNKKQEWESDFYEYHTLTEDDPNLQVEYRLLIDESQDQIVDQLKGIQSDLDAGVLKDWPFGSCMAYSFGQHLYQPLLHVKSDFVDVSPVSLNEGEKEFVTDLRNFYDDNNSFFDDRELYLLRNMSRGRGIGFFEAGNFYPDFLLWLLVDGKQYVTFVDPKGIRNLEGPDDPKIRFYRTIKELEDRLGDPNVILNSFIISNTPFQQVRWWTDDLTKEQFTNSHVLFQKEDKKTYIERLLTKAASARQVDLSANLS; encoded by the coding sequence ATGGCCAAGAAACGAGCCAAGAAAAACGAAACACCACCGCTGCGATTCGACGAGAAACTCGTCCTGAATCAGTGGATGCTGTCTCTGTTCGATGTCAGCGACTTCGACACGCTCGCCGAGCGATTGAAGCCTCTCCATCTTGAGGGATTGGACGAGAATAACGTCCACACGTTCCACAAAGAGTTGAAGCTGCTTTGGGACTACGAAGAGTTTCCCGGCGACACGCTACTCGGCTACGACCAGAACATCGTCAAGCACACGCTGACGCTCAGCGAGAATCGAGCCGATCCGCTGAAGTGGAAGTATTTCCAATATCTGTCGCTGCTATTCACCGAAGTCTATCTCGATCGTTTCTTCCGTGACCCTGACAAGCTGCTGGCCGACCTGAATCAACATGTCGCCAAGTTCAATGAGGGCGGTGTTCATGGAAAAGTGGCCACAAAGGAACAGCTACCAGCTTACGAAGCAAATGACTTGCGAAAGTTGGCATTCTGGAATGCCACCGGCAGCGGCAAGACGCTGCTGATGCACGTCAACATCCTTCAGTACCAGCATTACCTGAAACTGCACGACAAAGAGAAGGGACTCAACCGGATCATCCTGCTGACGCCCAACGAGGGCTTGTCAAAACAACACCTCGAAGAGTTCCACGCCTCGGGCATGGACGCCGACCTGTTCTCGAAAGAGTCTCGGTCGTTGTTCTCGGGCCGGTCGGTCGAGATCATCGAAGTCACCAAGCTCAAAGAAGAGATGGGCCAGAAGACGGTCGCCATCGACGCCTTCGAGGGGAACAACCTTGTGCTGGTCGATGAAGGACATCGTGGTGCCAGTGCGAGCGTCGAAGGGGCATGGATGAGCGCCCGCAACCGGCTCTGCGAGAACGGTTTCTCCTTCGAGTATTCCGCCACGTTCGGGCAGGCGATGAAGGGGAAGAAGGGACTCGAACCGATCTACGCCAAGAACATCCTGTTCGACTACTCGTACAAGTATTTCTACCGGGACGGATTCGGGAAGGACTACCGCATCCTGAACCTCGCCGACGACTCCGACGAGGAACGCCGCAACCTGTACCTGACGGCCTGCCTCGTTGCCTTCTACCAGCAGCAAAAGCTCTACGCCGACAACCCGAACACGTTCCGCCCCTTCTTGCTGGAGAAACCGCTGTGGGTTTTCGTCGGCGGTAGCGTGAATGCCGTGCGATCAGAGAACAAGCGCAAGGTGTCTGATGTGGTGGATATCCTGCTGACGCTGGCCGAGTTCGTGAAGGAAAAGCGAGATTCGATCACCCTGCTGGAGCGATTGCTGAGCGGCAGGCCCGGTCTACTTGACCAGCGTGGCAACGAAATCTTCGCCACCGCTTTTCCACACCTGATCTCTTCTGGAATGTCCGCTGAGGAGATTTACAACGACATCCTGAAGGTGTTGTTCAACTCGTCCACGCAAGCTGCCCTGCATGTCGAGAATCTGAAAGGCACGGACGGTGAAATCGCCCTACGACTCGGTGAGAACGAACCCTTCGGCCTCATCAACGTCGGTGATGCCTCTAACTTGTGCAAACTCTGCGACGAGCATGACCTGTTGAACGTGGACGAGAAGGAGTTCTCAGGTTCGCTCTTCCGAGGTCTCAATGAAGACGACTCGACGGTCAACGTGCTGATCGGATCGAAGAAGTTCACTGAAGGGTGGAACAGTTGGCGAGTCAGCACGATGGGCCTCATGAACATTGGTCGCACCGAAGGCTCAGAGATCATCCAGTTGTTCGGTCGTGGTGTGCGTCTCAAAGGCCACGGCATGACCTTGAAACGCAGTAGCCAACTTGAAGGTGTCAGTCGGCCTGATCGTATTCATCTGCTGGAAACGCTGAACATCTTTGGTATCCGGGCCGACTACATGCGGCAGTTCAAGGAGTACCTCGAAGAAGAAGGTCTTCCCGGCAATGAAGAGCGGATCGAGTTCATCCTGCCGGTCGTCAAGAACCTCAATGGGAAGAAGCTCACCAGCGTCCGCATCGAGGAAGGCAAAGACTTCAAGCTGCACGGCCCGAAGCCGACACTCGCTGAACCACCAGACCGACTTCTGCGTCATCCGATTTCACTGAACTGGTATCCCAAGATTCAGGCTCAGCAGAGCAAAGGCGTAGCCAAGACCGAAGACTCGGCGGTGAAGCACGAAGGTAAGCTGGAGAAGCATCATCTCGCCTTCATGGACATCGACGCTATCTGGTTTGAGCTACAGCACTTCAAGAACGAGCGGTCGTGGTACAACCTGAACCTGAACCGGGATAGCATCATTCCACTTCTGCTTGACGCCCGGTGGTACAAGCTCTTCATCCCGCCCGAGGAATTGGAGTTCACGCAGTTCGACCGGGTACGACGCTGGCAGGAGATCGCCGTCGCCCTGCTCAAGAAATACGCCGACCGCTACTACAAAAACAAGAAACAGGAGTGGGAGTCGGACTTCTACGAATACCACACTCTGACCGAGGACGACCCTAACCTTCAGGTTGAATACCGGCTGCTGATTGACGAATCGCAGGATCAGATCGTCGATCAACTCAAGGGTATTCAGAGCGATCTCGATGCCGGGGTGCTAAAGGACTGGCCGTTCGGATCGTGCATGGCGTATTCGTTCGGCCAACATCTCTACCAGCCGCTCCTGCACGTCAAGAGCGACTTCGTGGATGTCAGTCCGGTCTCACTCAACGAGGGCGAAAAGGAGTTCGTCACCGATCTTCGCAATTTCTATGACGACAACAACTCGTTCTTCGATGACCGGGAACTCTACCTGCTCCGCAACATGAGCCGTGGCCGAGGCATCGGCTTCTTCGAGGCCGGGAACTTCTACCCGGACTTCCTTCTCTGGCTGCTCGTGGACGGTAAGCAATACGTCACGTTCGTTGATCCCAAGGGCATCCGAAATCTTGAAGGCCCGGACGATCCCAAGATTCGCTTCTATCGGACGATCAAGGAACTGGAGGATCGTCTCGGCGATCCCAACGTGATCCTGAACTCGTTCATCATCTCAAATACACCTTTTCAGCAAGTCCGCTGGTGGACGGATGACCTGACGAAAGAGCAGTTCACGAATTCCCACGTTCTATTCCAGAAGGAAGACAAGAAAACGTACATCGAGCGCCTGCTGACAAAAGCGGCAAGCGCACGGCAAGTGGACCTAAGCGCAAACTTGAGTTGA
- a CDS encoding sigma-70 family RNA polymerase sigma factor, with amino-acid sequence MKIDAQCDHESDNANRRNLKEHVEIVPARRRLRKRRNYWARIDPKELVTLPDFEPLSYLQEVRLIQRAQQGDLTARNEIWVRNVRLVLSTVNSFHVPQMILPDAIQVGIVGLARAIEKYEVERYNAFSTYAWYWVFQGIARFLQESKFFVRIPTYKWKQVHSSLHGPDRERIEESDPAQARLNRIVRPEPLHEIPAHQVPTYSDSSIGRFGEEEERSRLITRVRKLLSKREYFVLKHRFGLEGVPARTLEQIGDRLEVTRERVRQIESAAIRRLQSALVDPAGLPQTESTPTPENQSEDLKQSKNFALDPLPLEFSTLHNLDRADAQLVSFDVDSGSAHAELLLIFKPFTFRQANAVIHYYGLMGHQPLPIEEVAELLELTSRKTKLALLRGRKRLLFTLRNPAYEKFWKLRNLLESDVPSRDIQASQGNRHEGSCIVSFHQT; translated from the coding sequence ATGAAGATCGACGCTCAATGTGATCACGAGTCAGATAATGCGAACAGGCGCAACCTGAAAGAGCACGTAGAGATTGTACCGGCGCGACGTAGGCTGCGGAAGCGACGGAACTATTGGGCGAGGATCGACCCCAAAGAACTCGTCACGTTGCCCGATTTTGAGCCGCTGAGCTACCTTCAAGAAGTCCGGCTGATCCAACGCGCACAGCAAGGGGACTTGACCGCTCGCAATGAAATCTGGGTCCGGAACGTTCGGCTGGTCCTCTCTACTGTCAATTCATTCCACGTTCCGCAAATGATCCTTCCCGATGCCATTCAGGTTGGCATCGTCGGACTCGCCCGAGCGATCGAAAAATACGAAGTCGAGCGTTACAACGCCTTTTCGACTTACGCTTGGTATTGGGTCTTTCAGGGGATCGCCCGCTTCCTCCAGGAATCCAAATTCTTTGTACGTATTCCAACCTATAAATGGAAACAGGTGCACTCCTCTCTCCACGGGCCGGACCGTGAACGCATCGAGGAATCAGATCCTGCCCAAGCACGTTTGAATCGGATCGTGCGTCCTGAGCCGCTCCACGAGATTCCCGCTCACCAGGTTCCAACATACTCGGACTCTTCTATTGGCCGCTTCGGAGAAGAGGAAGAAAGGTCTCGTCTAATTACCAGGGTGAGAAAATTGCTCAGCAAACGGGAGTACTTTGTCCTGAAGCACCGCTTCGGACTCGAAGGAGTTCCCGCGAGGACTCTGGAGCAGATTGGCGATCGGTTGGAAGTCACTCGTGAACGGGTCCGACAGATTGAATCGGCAGCGATTCGTAGGCTTCAGAGTGCACTGGTCGATCCAGCTGGACTACCGCAAACCGAATCGACACCAACCCCGGAAAATCAATCGGAAGATCTCAAACAATCGAAAAACTTCGCCCTCGACCCACTGCCTCTCGAGTTTTCAACACTACACAATCTCGACAGGGCAGACGCGCAACTAGTTTCCTTCGATGTCGACAGTGGTTCGGCACATGCGGAATTGTTGTTAATCTTCAAGCCATTCACGTTTCGGCAGGCAAACGCTGTCATCCATTATTATGGTCTGATGGGGCACCAGCCGTTGCCGATTGAAGAAGTTGCTGAACTCTTGGAATTGACCTCCAGGAAAACAAAACTTGCTCTATTGCGAGGGCGCAAACGCCTGCTGTTTACTCTCAGGAATCCGGCATACGAAAAGTTTTGGAAACTTCGCAATCTGCTTGAAAGCGATGTTCCTTCCCGAGACATTCAAGCCAGTCAGGGGAACCGACACGAAGGTTCCTGTATTGTTTCTTTTCACCAGACATGA
- a CDS encoding site-specific DNA-methyltransferase: MNNFEKLQKLLEELFQLDQADLDFGIYRIMNQKRDEVVRFLEKDLLPQVKEAFSHYQSADKATLQKELDKLVTQIEGAGMNPDESPKVQEIKQQMADSSVDVTALENEVFSHLFNFFRRYYHEGDFISLRRYKEGVYAIPYEGEEVKLHWANHDQYYVKSSEYFRDYIFTMPSGKRVRVHLVAASSEQDNKKEQTGKERRFVICEEDPIYEENGELYIRFEYKSDNGKKKQDALNQEAIERVLKSEGFEEWTQELSKPAPTKANPKRTVLEKHLTQYTARNTFDYFIHKDLGGFLRRELDFYIKNEVMHLDDIEHDTVPRVEQYLSKIKVIRKIAHKIIQFLEQLENFQKKLWLKKKFVVETNYCITLDRVPEELYPEIAANDAQREEWVRLFAIDKIEKDLNQPGFSEPLQTSFLKAHPHLSIDTQHFSASFYHDLLRNIDDMQCINGALIHSENFHALIQMRQRYHSQVQFIYIDPPYNTGDDSFLYKDNYQHSSWISLLRDRLELSRKLLADNGSIAISIDHEELGTLRTLLDEVFGRDNLISVITIKRGSVTGHKAINPGVVNISEYVLFFAKNRSAWIGNNVYSERDRDPRYGMFIQNVDEEQAKWTFCPLLEEVARFHGVKRDKLKDKFGDDLESVVVQFVGEHGESVVRLADVNISGVGQDFQEAVKASRSQPDEVVLHCREEFPDVYLLNGQRVLFYKNKLKQIGDRRVTVEKASDIWVDVLPNDLHNEGGVSLKKGKKPEALVGRLIEMATDEDDVVLDFFCGSGTAAAVAQKMRRRWLAVDCADYFSDKTVGRLKHVLFGEQRGVSKAFAWKGGGAISVLRMESYDDALNSLEMSRTNQQSSLLEEDDDLREQYILSYMLDVESRGSQSLLNVESFRNPDEYKLRVERNGETQLVNVDLVETFNWLLGLSVKHIDVIRGVRVVEGTNPEGDRALVLWRNLDEIDNDALDEWFKKQDYNTKDQEYDLIYANGDNNLENLRRGDQTWKVRLIEEEFGRLMFDVSDI, encoded by the coding sequence ATGAACAACTTTGAAAAACTTCAGAAGCTCCTTGAGGAACTGTTCCAGTTGGATCAGGCCGATCTGGACTTCGGCATCTACCGGATCATGAACCAGAAGCGAGACGAGGTGGTCCGCTTTCTGGAGAAGGACTTGCTGCCGCAGGTCAAAGAAGCGTTCAGCCACTACCAGTCGGCAGACAAAGCCACACTTCAGAAGGAACTCGACAAGTTGGTCACTCAGATCGAGGGTGCCGGGATGAATCCCGACGAGTCGCCCAAAGTCCAAGAGATCAAGCAACAGATGGCCGACTCCAGCGTCGATGTCACGGCGCTGGAGAACGAGGTCTTCAGCCACCTGTTCAACTTCTTCCGCCGCTACTATCACGAGGGCGACTTCATCTCCCTGCGGCGGTACAAGGAAGGCGTCTACGCAATTCCTTATGAGGGCGAAGAGGTCAAGCTGCACTGGGCCAACCACGACCAGTATTACGTCAAGAGCAGCGAATACTTTCGTGACTACATCTTCACCATGCCCTCGGGTAAGCGGGTGCGTGTGCATCTGGTCGCCGCCTCGTCGGAGCAGGACAACAAAAAAGAGCAGACAGGTAAGGAACGTCGTTTCGTCATCTGCGAAGAAGACCCGATCTACGAAGAGAACGGCGAACTCTACATCCGGTTCGAGTACAAGTCCGACAACGGCAAGAAGAAACAGGATGCTCTGAATCAGGAGGCCATCGAGCGAGTCCTCAAGTCCGAAGGCTTCGAGGAGTGGACTCAGGAGTTGTCCAAGCCTGCCCCCACGAAGGCGAACCCCAAGCGGACGGTGCTGGAGAAGCATCTCACGCAGTACACGGCTCGGAACACGTTCGACTACTTCATCCACAAGGACTTGGGCGGCTTCCTGCGCAGGGAACTCGACTTCTACATCAAGAACGAGGTGATGCACCTCGACGACATCGAACACGACACCGTGCCCCGAGTCGAGCAGTACCTCAGCAAGATCAAGGTGATCCGCAAGATCGCCCACAAGATCATCCAGTTCCTCGAACAACTGGAGAACTTCCAGAAGAAGCTGTGGCTCAAGAAGAAGTTCGTGGTCGAGACGAACTACTGCATTACGCTCGACCGGGTGCCCGAGGAGCTTTACCCGGAGATCGCCGCCAACGATGCCCAGAGGGAAGAATGGGTGCGGCTGTTCGCTATCGACAAGATCGAAAAAGACCTCAACCAGCCGGGGTTTTCTGAGCCACTACAAACGAGCTTTCTCAAAGCACATCCACACCTTTCGATAGACACGCAACATTTCTCAGCGAGCTTTTACCACGACTTGCTTCGTAACATTGACGACATGCAATGTATAAACGGGGCATTGATACACTCCGAGAATTTCCATGCTTTGATTCAGATGCGTCAGCGCTACCACTCGCAGGTACAGTTCATATATATCGACCCGCCATACAACACGGGCGATGACAGCTTTCTGTACAAAGATAATTACCAACACTCAAGCTGGATTTCGCTCCTGCGAGACCGGCTTGAACTCTCCCGCAAATTGCTCGCTGACAATGGCAGCATTGCTATCAGCATCGATCACGAAGAACTTGGCACACTGCGAACACTTTTGGATGAGGTATTCGGTCGAGATAACCTTATTTCCGTCATCACAATCAAGCGTGGAAGCGTCACAGGGCACAAGGCAATCAATCCGGGCGTCGTAAACATTTCGGAGTATGTGTTGTTTTTTGCAAAGAATCGCTCTGCGTGGATCGGAAACAACGTGTACTCGGAACGGGATCGAGACCCCCGGTATGGAATGTTCATTCAGAATGTTGACGAAGAACAAGCCAAATGGACCTTCTGTCCTCTCCTGGAAGAAGTGGCAAGATTCCACGGGGTGAAGAGAGACAAACTGAAAGACAAGTTTGGGGACGATCTTGAAAGTGTGGTTGTTCAGTTTGTTGGAGAGCATGGTGAGAGCGTCGTCAGGCTCGCCGATGTCAACATTTCTGGTGTGGGGCAGGATTTCCAAGAAGCAGTGAAAGCGTCACGGTCTCAGCCTGACGAAGTGGTTCTTCATTGCCGTGAAGAGTTTCCCGATGTTTACTTACTGAATGGTCAAAGAGTCTTGTTCTACAAGAACAAACTTAAGCAGATTGGAGACCGGAGAGTTACTGTCGAGAAGGCATCGGACATCTGGGTAGATGTGCTGCCCAATGATTTACACAACGAAGGGGGAGTGAGTCTAAAAAAAGGAAAGAAGCCAGAAGCGCTCGTTGGCCGTCTGATCGAAATGGCAACCGATGAGGATGATGTTGTATTAGATTTCTTCTGTGGTTCTGGCACGGCGGCGGCAGTCGCTCAGAAGATGCGGCGGAGGTGGTTGGCGGTTGATTGTGCGGACTACTTTTCGGACAAGACTGTTGGCCGATTGAAGCACGTCCTTTTCGGCGAGCAGCGTGGAGTCAGCAAAGCATTCGCATGGAAGGGAGGAGGGGCGATTTCTGTCCTTCGGATGGAATCATACGACGATGCGCTAAATAGCCTTGAAATGAGCCGAACCAATCAGCAGTCATCACTGCTTGAAGAGGACGATGATCTCCGTGAACAGTACATCCTCTCGTACATGCTCGACGTGGAGAGTCGTGGCAGCCAGTCACTCCTGAATGTCGAGTCCTTCCGCAACCCGGACGAGTACAAACTCCGAGTCGAACGCAACGGCGAGACCCAACTGGTCAACGTCGATCTGGTCGAAACCTTCAACTGGCTCTTGGGCCTGAGCGTCAAGCATATCGACGTGATCCGGGGCGTGCGTGTCGTCGAAGGCACGAACCCGGAAGGCGACCGGGCACTTGTTCTGTGGCGCAACCTCGACGAGATCGACAACGATGCCCTCGACGAGTGGTTCAAGAAACAGGATTACAACACCAAGGATCAGGAGTACGACCTGATTTACGCCAACGGCGATAATAACCTCGAAAACCTCCGACGTGGCGACCAGACATGGAAAGTCCGCCTCATCGAAGAAGAGTTCGGACGCCTCATGTTTGACGTCTCTGACATCTAG